The Pseudomonadota bacterium genome contains the following window.
CGCGAACGCGCGCGCGACCATCTTGGCGCGACGCCGGATCTGGAACGCGCGCTGGCGCGTCTGACGGTCGGGCGCGGCGGGCCGCGCGACCTCGCGGCGATCCGTGACGGCTTGACGCAGGCCGCGACGCTGGGCGCCATGTTGGCGGAGGCGCCGGCCCTGCCCGGTGAGCTCTCCACGGTGTGTGGCGATCTCGCGGGCGAGCCCGATCTCGTTGGACGCCTGACCGACGCGCTCGATGAGACGCCACCGCTCTTTGCGCGCGATGGTGGCTTCGTGCGTGCCGACTTCTCCGCCGATCTCGATCAGCAGAAGGCGCTGCGCGACGACAGCCGCCAGCTGATCGCGAGACTGCAGGGCCGCTATCAGGACGAGACCGGCGTCAACAACCTGAAAATCCGTCACAACAATATGCTGGGCTACTACGTCGAGGTGGCCCAGGCCCATGAATCGAAACTCGACCGCGCGACCTTCATCCAGCGCCAGTCCATGGCCAACGCCATGCGGTTCACGACCGTCGAGCTGGGCGAGTTGGAAGCCCAGATCGCCCAGGCTGCCGACCGGGCGCTGGCCCTGGAAATGGCAATCTTCGATCAGCTGGTCGCCGATGTCGGCAGGGCCGGCGATCGCATTGCCGTCAACGCGCGCGCGCTTGCCCGCCTCGATGTTGCCGCCGGTCTCGCGACGCTGGCCGCCGAACGAAGCTATGTGCGGCCGGTTGTCGATACCGGCCTGGCGTTCGAGATCGAGGCTGGTCGCCATCCGGTGGTCGAGGCCATGGCCGATCGCGCCGACGGCCAAGCGTTCATCGCCAACGACTGCGAACTCGCCGGGTCGAGCCGGCTTTGGCTGCTGACCGGTCCCAACATGGCGGGCAAATCGACCTTCCTGCGCCAGAACGCCCTGATCGCGGTGATGGCCCAGATCGGCAGCTTCGTGCCTGCGCGCGCCGCCCACATTGGCGTTGTCGACCGCCTGTTCAGCCGCGTCGGCGCCGCCGATGATCTGGCGCGGGGCCGCTCCACCTTTATGGTCGAGATGGTCGAGACCGCGGCGATCCTGAACCAGGCCGGCGAGCGCGCCCTGGTGATCCTGGACGAGATTGGCCGCGGTACAGCGACCTTCGACGGCCTGTCGATCGCCTGGGCGACGATAGAGCATCTCCACGAGGTCAACCGCTGCCGCGCCCTGTTCGCGACCCATTATCACGAGCTCACGGCGCTCACCGCGAAGCTAGAGGCGCTCAAGCCGCACACCATGCGGGTCAAGGAGTGGCAGGACGAGATCGTGTTTCTGTATGAGGTCGCGCCGGGCGCGGCCGACCGCAGCTATGGCATCCATGTCGCCCGGCTCGCCGGCCTGCCGGAAGCGGTCATCCATCGCGCCGAGGACGTCTTGAAGGTGATCGAAGCGGGCGAAAAGGGCAGCGCGCTGGTCAAACTGGCCGACGACCTGCCGCTCTTCCAAGCCGCCGCCGAGCCGGCCCGCAGCGCCGCGCCAGCCGGACCGACGCCGCTGGAGAGAGCCGTCGCGGAGATCGAGCCGGACGGCCTGACACCGCGCGCCGCGCTTGATCTGCTCTATCGCCTAAAAGATATCGCGGAGGGCGAGCCATGAGCGCCGCTGTCTTGCCGCGCAAGGCAAGCATCGTTTCGCGCAAGAAGCTGGTCGAGGCGCTTGCCGAGATTGACGCGAACGACCGGGCCGCCTCTCTCGACATTCTGCGCGGTGCGCTG
Protein-coding sequences here:
- the mutS gene encoding DNA mismatch repair protein MutS, whose protein sequence is MMAQYWSIKQENPGTLLFFRMGDFYELFFDDAVQAAAALDIALTKRGKHQGQDVAMCGVPVHAYDTYLERLIRKGFKVAICEQTEDPAEAKKRGAKSVVRREVVRIVTPGTITEETLLDARRANHLALLARAEGRLALAWVDVSTGTLAVQPVSEGDLAATLERIHPAELVLPDSLLEAALLRDVLDPWHDRLSPEPAARFDSRAGERRLKDTFGVDTLDGFGSFGRAELAAAGALVGYIELTQKGHLPRLAPPRLVTGDQVMAIDAATRRNLELVQALDGSRATSLLGVLDRTVTGAGARLLTTRLNAPLTDPDAIAARHDAVAFFVDDGALRERARDHLGATPDLERALARLTVGRGGPRDLAAIRDGLTQAATLGAMLAEAPALPGELSTVCGDLAGEPDLVGRLTDALDETPPLFARDGGFVRADFSADLDQQKALRDDSRQLIARLQGRYQDETGVNNLKIRHNNMLGYYVEVAQAHESKLDRATFIQRQSMANAMRFTTVELGELEAQIAQAADRALALEMAIFDQLVADVGRAGDRIAVNARALARLDVAAGLATLAAERSYVRPVVDTGLAFEIEAGRHPVVEAMADRADGQAFIANDCELAGSSRLWLLTGPNMAGKSTFLRQNALIAVMAQIGSFVPARAAHIGVVDRLFSRVGAADDLARGRSTFMVEMVETAAILNQAGERALVILDEIGRGTATFDGLSIAWATIEHLHEVNRCRALFATHYHELTALTAKLEALKPHTMRVKEWQDEIVFLYEVAPGAADRSYGIHVARLAGLPEAVIHRAEDVLKVIEAGEKGSALVKLADDLPLFQAAAEPARSAAPAGPTPLERAVAEIEPDGLTPRAALDLLYRLKDIAEGEP